One genomic window of Streptomyces spiramyceticus includes the following:
- a CDS encoding IS3 family transposase, whose amino-acid sequence MTVHPFIEAEKHGGHNVKRACELLEVSRTAFYARRTGKLGPRAVRGAELTEQIAEVHTRSRGTYGAPRVHAVLKREGAACGRRRVARLMRAAGIQGRHRRRRHLTTIPDPRAAARPDLIIRDFQPAATGLDARWCGDITYIPTEEGWLYLATVIDIASRRVVGWATADHLRTDLVADALKAACRQRRPTRPVIFHSDRGCQYTSQQFAVLADEFAVRLSVGRTGQCWDNALAESFFATIKRELLGTTAWPSRAVARTAIFDFIEGWYNLHRLHSSLGYRSPAEYETALAA is encoded by the coding sequence GTGACGGTGCACCCGTTCATCGAGGCGGAAAAGCATGGCGGTCACAACGTCAAACGGGCGTGTGAACTGCTGGAGGTCTCCCGAACCGCCTTCTACGCCCGCCGTACCGGCAAGCTGGGCCCCCGGGCGGTCCGTGGCGCTGAGCTGACGGAGCAGATCGCCGAGGTCCATACGCGATCCCGTGGCACCTACGGCGCCCCGCGCGTGCATGCCGTGCTCAAGCGGGAGGGCGCCGCATGCGGCCGCCGCCGTGTCGCGCGGCTGATGCGGGCCGCCGGGATCCAGGGCCGGCACCGCCGCCGGCGGCACCTGACCACGATCCCCGATCCACGGGCCGCCGCCCGGCCCGATCTCATCATCCGGGACTTCCAGCCCGCCGCCACCGGGCTCGATGCCCGCTGGTGCGGCGACATCACCTACATCCCGACCGAGGAGGGCTGGCTCTATCTGGCCACGGTCATCGACATCGCCTCGCGCCGCGTGGTCGGCTGGGCGACCGCCGATCATCTGCGAACCGATCTGGTCGCCGATGCTCTCAAGGCCGCCTGCCGGCAGCGTCGCCCCACCCGTCCGGTGATCTTCCATTCGGATCGCGGTTGCCAGTACACCAGCCAGCAATTCGCCGTCCTGGCAGATGAGTTCGCAGTTCGGCTGTCGGTCGGCCGCACCGGGCAGTGCTGGGACAACGCGCTCGCCGAATCGTTCTTCGCCACCATCAAGCGCGAGTTGCTCGGCACCACCGCCTGGCCCAGCCGGGCCGTCGCCCGCACCGCGATCTTCGACTTCATCGAAGGCTGGTACAACTTGCATCGTCTGCACAGCAGCCTCGGCTACCGCAGTCCCGCCGAGTACGAGACAGCACTCGCAGCCTGA
- a CDS encoding sugar transferase, translating to MQQGDLVSPFLPARGRPVNGAIRQPATDWEQRYRRTVITSDTVATAFVVAAIGGFFGVRDAANWHEKWGILAFATELLVLGALAVSRSWAPPVLGQGAEEFHRLGRSLFMAVVVLALGGIALTSRNIKLWIFVAIPAIALITMTERYLLRLWLHKQRKEGRCLRPVLAAGSPATVRDLITRTRKLPHLGWRVEAVCTPDGLGLDGDQLDGVPVVGRLTDVAGHVRRDGYRVVAVTSDPHWSPDRLQRLAWNLEGSDAEMVVAPVLMEVAGPRLHVDAVLGIPLLRVSMPTFTGGRRVVKGVVDRMGAAVLLMLFAPLMVLVGLLVLVDSRGGVVYRQRRVGKDGREFTIFKFRTMVAGADRARAALADRNEGAGLLFKLRRDPRVTRVGAVLRRYSIDELPQLFNVLTGSMSLVGPRPPLPEESAAYGPDIRRRLLVKPGLTGLWQISGRSDLPWEEAVRLDLRYVEDWSLALDAVILWKTLRAVLYGQGAY from the coding sequence GTGCAGCAGGGCGACTTAGTCAGCCCGTTCCTACCGGCGCGCGGGCGTCCGGTGAACGGGGCAATCAGACAGCCCGCGACCGACTGGGAGCAGCGGTACCGCCGTACCGTGATCACCAGCGATACCGTGGCCACCGCCTTCGTGGTGGCGGCGATCGGCGGCTTCTTCGGGGTCCGGGACGCGGCCAACTGGCACGAGAAGTGGGGGATCCTCGCCTTCGCCACCGAGCTGCTGGTGCTGGGAGCGCTTGCGGTGAGCCGGTCGTGGGCCCCGCCCGTGCTCGGCCAGGGCGCCGAGGAGTTCCACCGGCTCGGACGCTCACTGTTCATGGCGGTCGTCGTACTGGCGCTCGGTGGGATCGCCCTCACCTCGCGCAACATCAAGCTCTGGATCTTCGTCGCGATACCGGCGATCGCGCTCATCACCATGACCGAGCGGTATCTGCTGCGCCTCTGGCTGCACAAACAGCGGAAGGAAGGGCGGTGCCTGCGCCCGGTGCTCGCTGCCGGGAGCCCGGCCACCGTGCGCGACCTGATCACCCGAACCCGTAAGCTCCCGCACCTCGGCTGGCGGGTGGAGGCGGTGTGCACGCCGGACGGTCTCGGGCTCGACGGTGACCAACTGGACGGAGTGCCGGTCGTCGGCCGACTGACCGACGTCGCAGGCCACGTCCGCCGCGACGGCTACCGTGTCGTCGCGGTCACATCGGACCCGCACTGGTCACCGGACCGGCTGCAGCGGCTGGCCTGGAACCTCGAAGGCAGCGATGCCGAGATGGTCGTGGCCCCCGTTCTGATGGAGGTGGCCGGCCCGCGGCTGCACGTCGACGCGGTGCTCGGGATCCCGCTGCTGCGGGTCAGCATGCCGACCTTCACCGGGGGCCGCCGGGTGGTCAAAGGGGTCGTCGACCGGATGGGCGCGGCGGTCCTGCTGATGCTGTTCGCGCCGCTGATGGTGCTCGTCGGGCTGCTCGTGCTGGTGGACAGTCGGGGTGGAGTGGTCTACCGCCAGCGCAGGGTCGGCAAGGACGGCCGCGAGTTCACCATTTTCAAGTTCCGCACCATGGTCGCCGGTGCCGACAGGGCACGTGCCGCGCTGGCCGACCGCAACGAGGGCGCCGGCCTGCTGTTCAAGCTCCGCCGGGATCCGCGGGTGACCCGAGTGGGAGCGGTGCTGCGCCGGTACTCGATCGACGAACTCCCGCAGCTTTTCAACGTACTTACCGGATCGATGTCGCTCGTCGGTCCGCGGCCTCCGTTGCCGGAGGAGTCCGCTGCGTACGGCCCGGACATCCGGCGGCGGCTGTTGGTCAAGCCCGGGCTCACCGGCCTGTGGCAGATCAGCGGACGCAGCGACCTGCCGTGGGAGGAAGCGGTCCGGCTTGACCTGCGGTACGTGGAGGACTGGTCGCTCGCCCTTGACGCAGTGATTTTGTGGAAGACGCTGCGTGCGGTGCTCTATGGGCAGGGGGCCTACTGA
- a CDS encoding nucleotide sugar dehydrogenase gives MRVSVLGLGYVGCVSAACLASLGHEVIGVDVNQVKVDLVNDGEAPVVEERIGELIAEVVRTGALRATADVREAIMGSEVSLICVGTPSEPNGSLCTTYLERVTEQIGAAVAERGGRQTVVFRSTMLPGTCLNLLVPILEKYVGTAGVDFGVAVNPEFLREGTSVRDFFDPPKTVIGELDAASGDVVAALYEGLPGEVFRVPVPTAEAIKYADNAFHGLKIGFANELGAVCQALGVDSHQVIDVFLADRKLNISPAYLRPGFAFGGSCLPKDLRSLVHAARRADVSVPILAHVLPSNSEHLQRAVELVERTGKRRVGLFGLSFKPGTDDLRESPLVELAERLFGKGYDLRIYDPNVNLSRLLGANREYIETRLPHLAQLLANSVDKVLDHAEVCLVGTRDPAVVSALPHGDGPVIVDLIHLPDADARRTEPGYVGLAW, from the coding sequence ATGAGGGTCAGCGTCTTAGGGCTCGGCTACGTGGGCTGCGTGTCGGCCGCGTGCCTGGCGAGCCTGGGTCACGAGGTCATCGGGGTGGACGTGAACCAGGTGAAGGTCGACCTGGTCAACGACGGCGAGGCCCCGGTGGTCGAGGAGCGGATAGGCGAGCTCATCGCCGAGGTCGTGCGGACCGGAGCGTTACGCGCCACCGCCGACGTCCGCGAGGCGATCATGGGCAGCGAGGTGTCGCTGATCTGCGTGGGCACGCCCTCGGAGCCCAACGGCAGCCTGTGCACCACATACTTGGAGCGGGTCACCGAGCAGATCGGTGCCGCGGTGGCCGAGCGGGGCGGGCGGCAGACCGTCGTGTTCCGCAGCACCATGCTCCCGGGCACCTGTCTGAATCTGCTGGTTCCGATCCTGGAGAAGTACGTCGGCACGGCCGGGGTGGACTTCGGGGTCGCGGTCAACCCGGAGTTCCTGCGCGAGGGCACGAGCGTGCGGGACTTCTTCGACCCGCCCAAGACCGTCATCGGCGAGCTCGACGCGGCAAGCGGCGACGTGGTGGCGGCGCTGTACGAGGGGCTGCCCGGCGAGGTGTTCCGGGTGCCGGTCCCGACGGCCGAGGCGATCAAGTACGCGGACAACGCGTTCCACGGCCTCAAGATCGGCTTCGCGAACGAGCTGGGCGCGGTGTGCCAGGCGCTCGGGGTGGACTCGCACCAGGTGATCGACGTGTTCCTGGCCGACCGCAAGCTGAACATCAGCCCCGCCTATCTGCGGCCCGGCTTCGCCTTCGGTGGCTCCTGCCTGCCAAAGGACCTGCGCAGCCTGGTGCACGCGGCGCGGCGGGCCGATGTCTCGGTCCCCATCCTCGCCCATGTGCTGCCCTCCAACTCCGAACACCTGCAGCGTGCGGTGGAGTTGGTCGAGCGCACCGGCAAGCGTCGGGTCGGCCTGTTCGGTCTCTCCTTCAAGCCCGGCACCGACGACCTCCGCGAGAGCCCGCTCGTCGAGCTGGCGGAGCGGCTCTTCGGCAAGGGGTACGACCTGCGGATCTACGACCCCAATGTGAACCTCTCCCGGCTGCTCGGCGCGAACCGCGAGTACATCGAGACCCGGCTGCCGCACCTCGCCCAGCTCCTTGCGAACTCCGTCGACAAGGTGCTGGACCATGCCGAGGTGTGCCTGGTCGGGACCAGGGATCCGGCCGTGGTGTCGGCGCTGCCCCATGGCGACGGCCCGGTGATTGTCGACCTCATCCACCTTCCCGACGCCGACGCGCGCCGGACCGAACCGGGGTACGTGGGCCTTGCTTGGTGA
- a CDS encoding 2Fe-2S iron-sulfur cluster-binding protein: MLGIAAGSGITPILSIVKSILVIEPRSRCTLVYGNRDETSTVFREELARLEKEYAARLRVLRGLSRPAPRRHGGPSGPDRCHGLARTHPQKGSELDDADEAYLCGPSGMTADMRRVLTESGMESSRIHSERFAAAAPTTPRGANPAGTAGRDSGDESAGPYDVTVIDRGVGTMLSVRGSESVLDVALRAGLDVPYSCREGICGTCRAKVTCGDVHHDPSDLEPAEVAEGFALACRTRPAGHGVTLDFDHG, encoded by the coding sequence GTGCTCGGGATCGCCGCCGGAAGCGGCATCACCCCGATCCTCTCCATCGTCAAAAGCATCCTTGTCATCGAGCCGCGCAGTCGGTGCACCCTCGTCTACGGCAACCGGGACGAGACTTCGACCGTCTTCCGTGAGGAACTCGCCCGCTTGGAGAAGGAGTACGCCGCGCGCCTTCGCGTTCTCCGGGGCCTCAGCCGTCCCGCCCCCCGGCGACACGGCGGACCATCGGGGCCGGATCGATGCCATGGGCTTGCGCGCACTCATCCACAGAAGGGCTCCGAACTCGACGATGCCGACGAGGCGTACTTGTGCGGCCCATCCGGCATGACCGCGGATATGCGCAGGGTCCTCACCGAAAGCGGGATGGAATCGTCCCGCATCCACTCCGAGCGCTTCGCCGCGGCCGCACCGACCACCCCGCGTGGTGCGAACCCTGCCGGCACCGCGGGCCGGGACAGCGGCGATGAGTCAGCGGGGCCGTATGACGTCACAGTGATCGACCGGGGCGTCGGCACGATGCTGTCCGTCCGCGGCTCCGAGTCCGTCCTGGACGTCGCTCTCCGCGCGGGTCTCGACGTCCCGTACTCCTGCCGCGAAGGCATCTGCGGCACCTGCCGAGCCAAGGTCACCTGCGGTGACGTCCATCATGACCCCAGCGACCTCGAGCCCGCAGAGGTGGCGGAAGGCTTCGCCCTCGCCTGCCGCACCCGCCCCGCCGGTCATGGCGTCACGTTGGACTTCGAC